Below is a genomic region from Henckelia pumila isolate YLH828 chromosome 3, ASM3356847v2, whole genome shotgun sequence.
AAACTTTATTCCTGGATAACAGGCCCTATCCTTCATCGTGTCGAAAAATTTCAATACTTCACGCATCCCGTCTGCGCCCTTGAGCAAAGTACACAAAAACGAATCATAAGCAGCAATGTTCCTTGGATCCCATCCAATATCAACCACCATGTCAGAGAAAGTCTGCCTAGCTCTACCAACATCACCCTCATTCTCCATACCCTCCAACAAAATGGCATAAGTTTCTGAATCAAACCTAATCTTGTCCTTCATAACATCCGCATAGTCCTTGGCCAATACAGTTTTCCCCTCCCTCGATATTGCACGCAGCAAGGAATTCAGAGCTGCGACATCCCTAGGCACACCATACTGATCCATGACCTCGAAGCTCAGAATAGCCTCCTGAACGCGGAGGGAAATAGCATAACTAATAAAAACTGAGGCAAAAGTAGATAAAGATAGCAACATTTCTTTCCTCATTGATTTGATAGCATTCCACATCGCATCAAACAAACAATTCTTCCCTAAAATATCCACCACCAAATTCCAAGAATAAGAACTGTGCTTATCATTCAGTTGGAAACTGGACCACCTGAAAAATTTCACGGCAGGTCCAGGAAACCCATAGGACAGTTTAAGCACCTCCTCCACATCCTGTTGAGAAACTCTTATGCCAGTATCTTCGAGAACCCTTTCCACGGTGACAGCAGGAGTGTTAGCTATAATTTCACACAAGATTTTCACCTTTGGAGGCAAAGTCGAAACTTCAGTGTAAGAAGTGAATTTCAAGCGCTTACCCGGTATAGGGTGATGGGAATCAGGATGTGAGACCACGTTATTGCTCTCAATTGGATAGTCCAGGGCTCTGGAAGAACGGTGGGGATGTTTCTCACTATGGGTAATCTTTGACGATGAAGAAGACGAATCTTCATCGAGTGATCTTTTCCTTGAGTTCCTCATGGATTTTTCCAGAAATTGGGAAGAAGGAAAGGTATTCGATGGATAAAGTGTGAATATTTGGGAATTTGCGCGATCATCACAAACCCTAATTCGGGGAATTGCATTTTTAGTTCTAAAAGTTGGTCTAATTTTGGTTTTAGTCCTATAATTTTTCAAAGTTTGTTTTTTAGTCTAGTAACTTGGATTTTTGTTTgggttttagtcatttttttcaTGGAAAGTCCCTAAATCAATCGAACATTACTTGTTTAACTTCGATGTTCTCCTATAAGGCTCGTGTGATTAGAATTAGGTTTATATTACACATATTaaaatatatctaataaaaaataaacaagcaatTTGCAAAACTCCGATCCAGTTTATGACTTATCCACTTTCTAAACAAAAACTCCTAGTTACAATtcagtttcagtcctagactgataaaGTACATATGTTTACAACTCGTTTAACTTGGCACAAAGACGATCCTTCAATGATCAGAATAACAGTTTAGATgtttgtgcttcgagttcctTAAGCAATTTTTCTTCTTCAAACTTTGAAAGCTCAGATATTCTCACAAGCAAGAGTTTTTTGGCAAAAGTTGTTCTTCGATATATTAAGGCTCTTATTTATAGTCTTCGGATGTCAACGGTAATAATTTCAAAAACGGTTCTCTGAAGGAATTTGAAATATACTCATTGCTTTTGTCACTTTCATGAACAAATTCTGAAGCCGACATTCTCTTGGATCGCGACACTACCTTCTGCAGAATTTGTCAAAGTACGGAAAACTTTATCCAATCAGATCGCTCTGGTAGACTGATAATCGTGAAGGTAAACTGATGTATTCAGAAGATCAGTTTATCAGTTTAGTTTAGTATCTTCAGTTCGGTTGAACCGAGTGAGATCAGTTCAGCTAGTCAGGAAAGCGTGCTTTTCATTTTAGCGTTTTTCTTAATAAAGTCTCTCTTTTCTTTGAATATTCGGTTGAACAATTTTTTCTATAAGATCGAACTTTTCCTTTTTTGAAGTAGTTTTAGTTTAGCTCTCTTCAGTTTATCTTGTATCATTTTTGTCCTAACAGTTTAGCACTTTATTTataaacaccaaaacttaattttcaacaatttctctctttttggtgtttatcaaaacTTAGATAGTACTGAGATAAACTGATTTATCATCGTACTGTGGTAGATTGTCTTATCATTTGAATCTGTCTAAATGTACTGAACTTCCCCCTTTTTTTATAAATCAACGAAGTGTGAGGTATAACAAAAAAGTGTGGTGCTTAATATCATAAAAGTCAGATACAATCGTAGATAAAATAATGAAGCAACATAAGCTATCTTCGATCTGTCAGAGGTCTTGGAAGAGAAGAGCTGCGACTTGAGGAGGATAGAAGAAGTGTTGTGTAGCACctaaaaatccaatctactaaatcgcatgaattaaattaaataattattatgattattatttttaagtttaatcaatttaaattatttatttgaattatttgttaataaaatactaattatttattcaaattatttttatcgtactaactaattaattaatattttaattatttaagtttatttgtctaaataattttattgtgcgatttaattttttttaaataaacttgcatatttaaatgattttaattatttagtttattcatttaaatgatcttAACTGTCTCACTTatgtatttaaaatgatttaagtttagtggataattatttaaatgatttaactttttagtttatttatttacatacttttgattatccaacttatttattttaaataacttatgtttatcggttagttattttaaattattttaaatgtttagcttatttatttaaatgcttttaattgtctaagtaattttaaaggtttttattccgcttatgtatttatttaaatttcttttaaacgttcatctagtttatttaaattattttaatcgctctgtttattatttaaatatgttATTTATTGATGTGACATCAAACTATTtgaagtgttgattttaatttctaagataGTGCTTAAATTCCTTCAgatgtttatttgtttaattattatgttaattaattttaggTACTTGAGTTTAGTGACATCCGGCTCCGGCACACGGTGATGGTGGACTTAGCGGTAAaacattaaattttattttgggaATTAGAATTCATGGAAGTCGAGGAAAATAAATGAGATttttacttttaaaatttttcgagTGCCAAAAATCGTGTAAGTGCATTCTTgagtttaatttttaatatttctcaAAGCATTTTTGATCCCGGACTAGAAAAATTCTAttcttataattaattttaggattttaaacttagaaattaaaataattgcaAAAATTGTAGAGCTAAAGTTGTAATGACAAGAATGACACTTTTATAAGTGTACTAGCACCTTTTCACCTACACCACACTAACACCACCTACCTATACATACACAAACTAATACGTATACATGATACACACTTAGAATATTCTACACACAACACAAACCTCAACCCTAGACCCATTCTAGCCGCCTCCTTCATCCTCCCCTTCGAGAATCACCATCGGCCACCTCCCTTTCTTCAACCTTTCACTTTGCCGGCCATCCCAGACCACCGGCCGCCACCATGCCGCCTTGAAGCCGACCTTAGGAGGTCTGTTCAACTACTGGACGTGGGATCCCAGCCcttggccgcccccttttcctcTTTTGTTGCAAGTTTAGGCAAGATTTTTGTGCTTCCTTTAACACCAAGCATACAATATTATGTTTCCTGTTCCCACCTTTATTAATCTCGAATTTTGTATCATTTTTGTGTGTATGGAActtttttaatatgaaaatcagttgGCATTGTTGGTGCTTTTCGAAATTTTCATGTCATTATCGCTTGAATGTTTTATGGATTGAAATGAGATGAAAAACTTGCATGAATTGAGATTTCTTACTGATTTGATGAAAAATCAGTATGTGTATGGGTAGAACACGACCCTAATGCATGTGTATTTGAAGGGATTTGATCCATGTATCACGTTATTTTACATCCTTAAAGTTATATATCGAAAAGTTACAAATTCGGCATCAAATTATGGGCGTTTGAACTTGAATTTTGATGAAATGGTTGAATGTGTTAAGGGGCTGTCCATGATGGTTGAAAAGGGTGAAAAAGTGATCTTACAAATGTATTAGATGGGTATTAAGGGCtggatttaaaatatttttaggctAGGTGTTTGTTTGTAGCGTTTGAAGAAGTCAGGTGAAACTTGTCGGGTTAAATCCTAGACTTAAGCTAGCACCGGGCACATGGCTAGCTCAAGGGCCCTTTCTGGTCACTAGGAAGGTCCTAGATGGTGCATTTATGGTTGATTTGTAGAGTAGTCATTGAGGAAATGGTTTTGAAAGTTTTAGATATTGAAGGGCTAGAGCAGATTTTTTGTGTCTATGCGGTTCACCTTTAGGAATGAGTTCTGATCATGGAATTTTAAAGGCCTGGATAGGGGATTCCCTgacttttattgatttttatgatgTTGGGATTGTGTCGGTTCAAATTGGGCTTAATTCGGGTAAGTTTCGGGTAGAAAAAGGGTGGTTTAAGTTGAAGTGTCAAGAGCAGTTTTCCGGGAAGTTTAGGGGCTGTCCGGGAACCTAAATTGAACGGGATGCTCAAGCTTGCATTAAAGGTTAATGACTGATCCTAGGGGTGATTTAGGATGTGTATGGGCTTGCATTAAAGCTTGCATTAAAGGTTAACGGTTAGAACGGAAAGTCTTTTGGATAAGAATGGGCTAGTTTATGGGCCGTACGGGCCGAACGCCCGTGTCGACCCATTGTGGGATAAGTCTAAGTGATTGCAGGTATTTCTATAAGTTTAATGGTGGCCACCTACACGTTATACATCCATTAATTCAaagtttatattatttttctggATCATGTAATTACATTCATTCAATGCCCTTATCCTTCGCGTGATTAAACTTCAAATTATTCATGTTCTAGTCCCAAAGTATAAAttatgaaaagatgaaaagttaAATGTGAAAAGGTTAAATTAAATGTAAAGTAAATGAATGAGGAGAGTTGATTGTGACTTAGACGTGCAATGATGGGTCGGGAGATGGTCTGGCTCACTTGCCAAAATTAAacgtgtagtacgaggtcgAGAGACATCTCGGCTTCCCTACCAACCAGACGTGTAGTATGAGGTTGAGAGAAATCTCGGCTTCCCTACCAACCAGACGTGTAGTATGAGATCGGGAGAATTCTCGGCTTCCCTATCAATTCAGATGGGCAATGTGGTGTCAGAAGAGATCTCTATATCCTTGCCAGCATACTActgtagccattgatcgatcaaaatcatagtcacaatcgaggatctaaattcacaatataattaaaaagaaaatgttCATGAATGTAATGTTTTCATTGCATATTGTAAAGGTTCTACTTCGGGCATGAGTTGTGTTTCATTCGGGTGAGTTCATCGtatacttattattatttttagtatgatgTATGTATTTTGAACTCTCGTTATTCATAGTACaatcttgttgagtctttaggctcactactatgcttggttCAGGTTAGAATttgttgagatcgaggggcatgaatctcgagtggactgcgatgcgggcacgacacatctctccgacctatgctagtatTCCGTAGAGTTTATTCAAACTTAAATGTTTAGAAGTAGTTATTTGTTTGTTGAGCAAATGTAAATGTAATAATCTTTAGGTTTGTTGTTggcatgaaaatattaaattgttaAATCTTTGGGTGTTTGAAATGTCGTATCCCTTTCTTTAGATTCTCGTTCATTTTTCTCGGTCTTGTTTATCTGTGTTGTTGGTTGTATTTTTAGGTTGCTATCTGTGACAGGTGGGTTTTAATATAAAcagataggtcatgccaaaagtttttgaaaaatccgtattttatttaattattaattaaagtaGAGCTAgtggtcgtttcagttggtatcagagcaaggtcttggtttgggttgtgcctactttCGGTTGCCAGAAACTCGAgagatctcgcctcaaagtctgtaagttttaaagaattttacATATTagtcatatttgaattaatattttgaatgttttgatgtcatcctttataaaatattttcaaaattaaatgtttaatttatttaattttgtagtTCAGgtttattttctttaaaaatttcttttagtagtttaaagtgtaccatttaaatgtttattttaaaGCATGCGACTTCAAGTTAAGCGGTATTAttgtaccaatattccttccagttttagACAGTACGTGagagttatttgagttattaggtagtgttagcaatttatttttttatgagattgtaggagtttGTCGAAGAATATTAAATTTGCGCAttagaaaatattaattgtgttGTAGTTTTGTAATTTATTCTCTTCTGAATGTATTTTAATCGGATACAACAAAGTGAATAGTTTATTTAGGAAATTTCTAGGCGTGTGTTTTGTCAATTAAGTTTATGAATCGAACTCGTGTAAAGACTTGGGATACATGCTTTGTATTATATTATAGATAGTTTGAGTCTTACTCTTGCTTCAAGgacaaatatgatttttggataatAGTAAATCAGTTACAAATGAGCCTTTCGattatgtgaactattattccgatcattatttttttattttttatttgtgcttgtatccattgcaacatatacttttgagtatctaaAATCTCTTTGCACTTCCTTTGTGCATTATTGGGATTTGTATGACATCAATCCACTTTGTACTCTACTACTTTGGCATTGGATGAACTTTTAAATAAGATCTTGTTCGTATTTTacacttcttgaaattcttcTTCGATtttagagccacatgttgatgtgagtgagTTTCACTTTGTATTTTAATGGTGATCTACTCATGTTGTGTGGTCGACACCTGAATGTCTTGAGACCGTTGTTTATCTGATTATTGACCTGTGTGGGGTTTTCTCGATTGAAGTCACACTGATTGCCTTGATTGTGCTTCGATTGTTTGGGCATGATGtcattacccatggatgaatgatcacgagatTTGTTACTTGTTGGCTCAAATTCATTGTTcttggagcctccattattattcactgacccctagaattgaatcataagtgagttgttttcacttatctagatttctTCCACCaactcgtttgtttgtaatgcttgcactaTTTCATTTCGTATTAtgcagcattacttgtatgtttgtttctttttatgatccatcatgatgaaGACTCGGGTGGATTATAGTTTCAACTATcattttgatttcttttgtagAGATTGGCTCGTAACCGCATAGTAAGTGTTTAGATTGATGGGGTTTAACATTAATACTAGATAAAATCTAAAGTTAACTTTGGGATTCGAGGAATGATGACTATCAATTATAGCTAGTTCTAGCTAGAAGATTTCTAGTTAGTGAATTAGTTGAATGTGTTGTTTCATTATAATCGGGATCATTAAGAATAAAAAGACGGTTTTGGTAAATCGATTGGTTGTGTTAATGTACTGATTAGAATTTGGAAACATATTCAGGAATAAATTTTCCCCGTTAGAATAAAAAATTTGGGTGATCCGACGCGAGATAAGGATATAGAGCTGTCCTTAGAgcacttttgggtactttacatttgcattccaggattttgtgaatgtcaatTGGTAAGATTAATGCACTAACTATGGGTACAaaatgatgaatagaatattcagAAAGTTTCTGGGTAAGCTGTAGATTTTTGTAGCGATGAAATACTATTGTACTGGGCGGTCGGGTTACAAACTCTTCGAGATGTCTAATTGtatactaagttcttgaaatatgaatttatgttgtaccatattttcatttgggaatttttggattctTAGACCTGATGTCGGGTTGAACTAGAGGTTTGAGTTATTTCTTCATGCGATATGTAAGAAGATAATATCTTGGAATTGAA
It encodes:
- the LOC140891843 gene encoding pentatricopeptide repeat-containing protein At3g61360-like isoform X1, which gives rise to MRNSRKRSLDEDSSSSSSKITHSEKHPHRSSRALDYPIESNNVVSHPDSHHPIPGKRLKFTSYTEVSTLPPKVKILCEIIANTPAVTVERVLEDTGIRVSQQDVEEVLKLSYGFPGPAVKFFRWSSFQLNDKHSSYSWNLVVDILGKNCLFDAMWNAIKSMRKEMLLSLSTFASVFISYAISLRVQEAILSFEVMDQYGVPRDVAALNSLLRAISREGKTVLAKDYADVMKDKIRFDSETYAILLEGMENEGDVGRARQTFSDMVVDIGWDPRNIAAYDSFLCTLLKGADGMREVLKFFDTMKDRACYPGIKFLKFAIDECVRKSDSKGAKLIWEEMVGKTICPPDIGMYKSLILLYCNLKDFESAEKLLGEMVFYGVFPDSETYNSIFHFSIKHRRIRNAIPIFKEMVKNEFVPMHQDCSAAVKAYIDGGDPHMGIKVWRCMTDTFSSDLDETGNLLVTGLRDMDRVPEAVKCAEDMIERGIKLNSATLTKLKQSLSKVGKIFVYEELLRKWKCH
- the LOC140891843 gene encoding pentatricopeptide repeat-containing protein At3g61360-like isoform X2; this translates as MRNSRKRSLDEDSSSSSSKITHSEKHPHRSSRALDYPIESNNVVSHPDSHHPIPANTPAVTVERVLEDTGIRVSQQDVEEVLKLSYGFPGPAVKFFRWSSFQLNDKHSSYSWNLVVDILGKNCLFDAMWNAIKSMRKEMLLSLSTFASVFISYAISLRVQEAILSFEVMDQYGVPRDVAALNSLLRAISREGKTVLAKDYADVMKDKIRFDSETYAILLEGMENEGDVGRARQTFSDMVVDIGWDPRNIAAYDSFLCTLLKGADGMREVLKFFDTMKDRACYPGIKFLKFAIDECVRKSDSKGAKLIWEEMVGKTICPPDIGMYKSLILLYCNLKDFESAEKLLGEMVFYGVFPDSETYNSIFHFSIKHRRIRNAIPIFKEMVKNEFVPMHQDCSAAVKAYIDGGDPHMGIKVWRCMTDTFSSDLDETGNLLVTGLRDMDRVPEAVKCAEDMIERGIKLNSATLTKLKQSLSKVGKIFVYEELLRKWKCH